Proteins encoded in a region of the Hippopotamus amphibius kiboko isolate mHipAmp2 chromosome 11, mHipAmp2.hap2, whole genome shotgun sequence genome:
- the TXNDC2 gene encoding LOW QUALITY PROTEIN: thioredoxin domain-containing protein 2 (The sequence of the model RefSeq protein was modified relative to this genomic sequence to represent the inferred CDS: inserted 1 base in 1 codon) produces MERDEAGAREELQMRPDNPSETNEESPLLQVLSGHMTLLVPAHTLEASVHGVSNVQYIPAERSEVLQAMDTLPPEWGSDTPSSPAQTIPPKQGDLNSSAKTIPTEQADTPNLPEKIILRKEGDVLNSPEKTVPPKEGEILNSPPKTILRKQGNTLRLSAKTILPTEGDIPKSSAKTIPPKQGDTPKSSAETILPKEGDIPKSSAKTTLPKEGDTPKSTAKTILPTEGNTSNSSAKTIPPKQGDIPKSSAKTILPKEGDTPKSSAKTIPPKQGDTPKSSAETILPTEGNTSNSSAKTIPPKQGDIPKSAETILPKEGDTPKSSAETTLPKEGDTPKSSAETIPPKQGDTPKSSAETILPKEGDTPKSSAETTLPKEGDTPKSSAETTLPKEGDTPKPSAKTIPPKQSDTSKTPTQTILPNQADIFNFPEKNIPTKEGDILNFPAKITLPRQADSSSFPAQIIPPKHAESPNSPAKVTSPKQVDTPNSPTQIIPPKQADSPNSPAKIILPKQGDTPNSPLKTILHKQADIPSLSEKNISPNQGNTPNFPAKFILPKQGHTHKPAAQTILPKQGNTPKFSAKTILPKEADTSKSSAETILPKEGDTPKSSAETTLPKEGDTSKSLEDTIQPIEGGHLQSADEAMELLEEHLIRVVLSKEDFEVALKEAGERLVAVDFSATWCGPCSSMKPLFQSLSMKHEDVVFLEVDADKCXELAKDCIICVPIFQFYKKEEKVGEFSGTLNEKFKTLTTELK; encoded by the exons ATGGAACGTGACGAAGCTGGAGCCCGGGAAGAACTGCAAATGAGGCCAGACAACCCATCGGAAACGAATGAAG AAAGTCCATTGTTACAGGTTCTCTCTGGCCATATGACTCTCCTGGTCCCAGCACACACCCTGGAGGCCTCTGTCCATGGGGTCAGCAACGTTCAATACATACCTGCGGAGCGGTCTGAAGTCCTACAGGCCATGGACACACTACCACCTGAGTGGGGCAGTGacacccccagctccccagctcaAACCATCCCGCCCAAGCAGGGTGACCTCAATTCCTCAGCAAAAACCATCCCAACCGAGCAGGCTGACACCCCCAATTTGCCAGAAAAGATCATCCTGCGAAAAGAGGGTGATGTTCTCAATTCCCCAGAAAAAACCGTCCCACCAAAAGAGGGTGAAATTCTCAATTCTCCCCCCAAAACCATCCTGCGCAAGCAGGGCAACACCCTCAGGCTCTCAGCCAAAACCATTCTGCCCACAGAGGGAGACATCCCCAAGTCCTCAGCCAAAACCATCCCACCCAAGCAAGGTGACACCCCCAAGTCCTCAGCTGAAACCATTCTGCCTAAGGAGGGTGACATCCCCAAGTCCTCAGCCAAAACCACTCTGCCCAAGGAGGGTGACACCCCCAAGTCCACAGCCAAAACCATTCTGCCTACAGAGGGTAACACCTCCAACTCCTCAGCCAAAACCATCCCACCCAAGCAAGGTGACATCCCCAAGTCTTCAGCCAAAACCATTCTGCCCAAGGAGGGTGACACCCCCAAGTCCTCAGCCAAAACCATCCCACCCAAGCAAGGTGACACCCCCAAGTCCTCAGCCGAAACCATTCTGCCTACAGAGGGTAACACCTCCAACTCCTCAGCCAAAACCATCCCACCCAAGCAAGGTGACATCCCCAAGTCAGCCGAAACCATTCTGCCCAAGGAGGGTGACACCCCCAAGTCCTCAGCCGAAACCACTCTGCCCAAGGAGGGTGACACCCCCAAGTCCTCAGCCGAAACCATCCCACCCAAGCAAGGTGACACCCCCAAGTCCTCAGCCGAAACCATTCTGCCCAAGGAGGGTGACACCCCCAAGTCCTCAGCCGAAACCACCCTGCCCAAGGAGGGTGACACCCCCAAGTCCTCAGCCGAAACCACTCTACCCAAGGAGGGTGACACCCCCAAGCCCTCAGCCAAAACCATCCCACCCAAGCAGAGTGACACCTCCAAAACCCCAACCCAAACCATTCTGCCCAATCAGGCTGACATCTTCAACTTCCCAGAAAAAAACATCCCAACAAAAGAGGGTGACATTCTCAATTTTCCAGCCAAAATCACCTTGCCCAGGCaggctgattcctccagtttCCCAGCCCAAATCATTCCACCCAAGCATGCTGAAAGCCCCAATTCCCCAGCCAAAGTCACTTCACCAAAGCAGGTTGACACACCCAACTCCCCAACCCAAATCATCCCACCCAAGCAGGCTGACAGCCCCAACTCCCCAGCCAAAATCATTTTACCCAAGCAGGGTGACACCCCCAATTCCCCACTCAAAACCATCTTGCACAAGCAGGCTGACATCCCCAGTTTGTCAGAAAAAAACATCTCGCCCAATCAGGGCAATACCCCCAATTTTCCAGCAAAATTCATTTTGCCCAAGCAGGGCCACACCCACAAACCTGCAGCCCAAACCATTCTGCCCAAGCAGGGCAACACCCCAAAGTTCTCAGCCAAAACCATTCTGCCCAAGGAGGCTGATACCTCCAAGTCCTCGGCTGAAACCATTCTACCCAAGGAGGGTGACACACCCAAGTCCTCAGCTGAAACCACTCTGCCCAAGGAGGGTGACACCTCCAAGTCCTTAGAAGACACCATCCAGCCCATAGAAGGTGGCCACCTGCAGTCAGCAGATGAAGCCATGGAACTCCTGGAGGAGCACCTGATAAGGGTGGTCCTGAGCAAGGAAGACTTTGAGGTGGCGCTGAAGGAAGCCGGGGAGAGGCTGGTGGCCGTGGACTTCTCGGCCACGTGGTGCGGGCCTTGCAGTTCCATGAAGCCCCTTTTCCAGTCTCTGTCCATGAAGCACGAGGATGTGGTGTTCCTGGAAGTGGATGCGGACAAGT AAGAGCTGGCCAAAGACTGCATCATTTGTGTCCCAATCTTTCAGttttacaaaaaagaagaaaaggtgggCGAATTTTCTGGCACCCTTAATGAGAAATTCAAGACACTCACTACAGAATTAAAGTGA